A stretch of Pseudomonas sp. LRP2-20 DNA encodes these proteins:
- a CDS encoding methyl-accepting chemotaxis protein has product MQLRNMKIGTRATSVFALLGVLVLAMGLITLYETRRMDAATDEIRVTWMPAVVSLGDISTDLGRARAITLRAALDDSPAERARNIDLAKSINDQLKGRLKDYEDTLIAADGRALFNAFNAAHQQYLDLQTRVLQAIAAGRMDEAKQQISGPLTQYADTMMKAMTALIAYNGKGAEDASQRSSDVADEAFTVIIGSLVIIMLALAAIAVVLTRSIVVPLADAVAVAERVATGDLTRDIRVAGRDEPALLLRALGRMQGSLRETIRKIAASSDQLASASEELHTVTEDTSRGLHQQSAEIDQAATAVNQMTAAVEEVANNAVSTADASKGADQTTRDGRDQVNQALASLQHLVNDVTGTSSEIEQLASNANEISRVLDVIGAIAGQTNLLALNAAIEAARAGEAGRGFAVVADEVRALAHRTQQSTAEIEQMIAGIQNGTERAVSAMHSSRGRANGTLEVAQGAGEALEVIAEAIASINQRNLVIASASEEQAQVAREVDRNLVNIRDLAMQTSAGANQTSAAAQDLSRLAVDLNGMVAQFKV; this is encoded by the coding sequence ATGCAGTTACGGAATATGAAGATCGGCACCCGCGCTACCAGCGTGTTCGCCCTGTTGGGCGTATTGGTCCTGGCCATGGGCCTTATCACACTCTATGAAACCCGGCGGATGGACGCCGCCACCGATGAAATTCGTGTCACCTGGATGCCCGCCGTGGTCTCCCTCGGCGACATCAGCACCGACCTCGGTCGCGCCCGTGCCATTACCCTGCGCGCGGCGCTGGATGACAGCCCCGCTGAACGCGCCCGCAACATCGACCTGGCCAAGAGCATCAACGACCAGCTCAAAGGCCGCCTCAAGGATTATGAGGACACCCTCATCGCCGCCGATGGCCGCGCCCTGTTCAACGCCTTCAATGCAGCCCACCAGCAATACCTCGACCTGCAGACCCGCGTGCTGCAGGCCATCGCCGCTGGCCGCATGGACGAGGCCAAGCAACAGATCAGCGGCCCCCTCACCCAGTACGCCGACACCATGATGAAAGCCATGACCGCGCTGATCGCCTACAACGGCAAGGGCGCCGAGGACGCCTCGCAGCGCAGCAGCGACGTGGCCGACGAAGCCTTCACCGTGATCATCGGTTCGCTGGTGATCATCATGCTTGCCTTGGCCGCCATCGCCGTGGTGCTCACCCGCAGCATCGTGGTGCCCCTGGCCGATGCGGTCGCCGTGGCCGAGCGCGTGGCCACCGGCGACCTGACCCGGGATATCCGTGTCGCCGGCCGCGACGAACCGGCCCTGCTGTTGCGCGCCCTGGGCCGCATGCAGGGCAGCCTGCGCGAGACTATCCGCAAGATTGCCGCCTCCTCCGACCAGCTGGCTTCGGCCTCGGAAGAACTGCACACCGTCACTGAAGACACCAGCCGCGGCCTGCACCAGCAGAGCGCGGAGATCGACCAGGCCGCGACTGCCGTCAACCAGATGACCGCCGCCGTGGAAGAAGTGGCGAACAACGCCGTGAGCACGGCCGACGCCTCGAAAGGTGCCGACCAGACCACCCGCGATGGCCGAGACCAGGTCAACCAGGCGTTGGCCTCGCTCCAGCATCTGGTCAATGACGTGACGGGCACCTCCTCCGAGATCGAACAGCTGGCCAGCAACGCCAACGAGATCAGCCGCGTGCTCGATGTGATCGGCGCGATTGCCGGGCAGACCAACCTGCTGGCACTGAACGCGGCGATCGAAGCCGCCCGTGCCGGTGAAGCCGGTCGCGGCTTTGCCGTGGTGGCCGATGAGGTGCGCGCCCTCGCCCACCGTACCCAGCAGTCGACGGCCGAGATCGAGCAGATGATCGCCGGGATCCAGAACGGTACCGAACGGGCGGTGTCGGCAATGCACAGCAGCCGAGGCCGGGCCAACGGCACGCTGGAAGTGGCGCAAGGTGCCGGTGAGGCGCTGGAGGTGATTGCCGAGGCGATCGCGTCGATCAACCAGCGCAACCTGGTGATCGCCAGTGCTTCCGAGGAGCAGGCGCAGGTGGCGCGGGAGGTGGACCGCAACCTGGTGAACATTCGTGATCTGGCGATGCAGACATCGGCGGGAGCGAATCAGACCAGTGCAGCGGCGCAGGACCTGTCGCGCCTGGCGGTGGACTTGAATGGCATGGTCGCGCAGTTCAAGGTCTGA
- a CDS encoding TniB family NTP-binding protein: MTPDMASALLAFDKTIIFYPSFRRAFSQIQSAIENTQTLGRPVCALLSAPSGLGKSTLLNYFRTLHQPDDVREDGVYTRMPVIYCEVPAQATVKGLITNILRMLINRTPGGTREKLTHQLVTCLITAGVKVIFLDEIQRLCVTAGENVRVDSLAWIVSLLNTLRIPIILSGTEECINIRDNNRAFARRYPYLVELNNFLYSEGPDSEFYSMLQKLDSSMYQLTPLGLGAHLNDRAIASALYVATNGNIGTLRLIISDALKYCLNRNGTKSLTANDFLIATEYIDLPERLSATNPFTLSYSELKEIINEKDGDPDE; this comes from the coding sequence ATGACACCGGACATGGCCAGTGCTTTGCTTGCATTTGATAAAACCATCATTTTCTACCCAAGCTTTCGCCGAGCGTTTTCGCAAATCCAGAGCGCGATTGAAAACACACAAACATTGGGGAGGCCAGTTTGCGCTTTACTTTCTGCCCCTAGCGGGCTTGGAAAGTCGACGCTGCTCAACTATTTTCGCACCCTTCACCAACCCGACGATGTTAGGGAGGACGGTGTCTACACACGGATGCCAGTAATCTACTGCGAAGTCCCTGCCCAAGCAACCGTCAAAGGCCTTATAACTAATATCTTGCGCATGTTGATCAATCGGACCCCTGGGGGCACACGAGAAAAGCTGACGCACCAACTCGTCACGTGCTTGATCACAGCAGGCGTCAAAGTCATTTTTCTCGACGAAATTCAACGCCTGTGCGTCACCGCAGGGGAAAACGTTCGGGTTGACTCGTTAGCATGGATAGTTTCTCTTTTGAATACACTCCGGATTCCAATTATTCTTTCGGGCACCGAAGAGTGCATAAATATTCGTGACAACAACAGAGCTTTTGCACGCCGTTATCCATACCTAGTAGAGTTGAATAACTTCCTTTACTCAGAAGGGCCGGATTCTGAGTTTTATTCGATGCTCCAAAAACTTGACTCCAGCATGTACCAGCTAACACCGCTCGGTCTTGGGGCGCATCTGAACGACCGAGCTATTGCATCGGCGTTATACGTTGCCACCAATGGTAACATCGGGACACTGCGCCTTATTATCAGCGACGCCCTAAAATATTGCCTCAATCGTAACGGAACCAAGTCCCTTACTGCAAATGACTTCCTAATCGCCACTGAATATATTGATCTGCCCGAACGCCTAAGCGCGACCAACCCTTTCACACTCAGTTACTCGGAGCTCAAAGAAATAATAAACGAAAAAGATGGAGACCCTGATGAATAA
- a CDS encoding flavin reductase family protein: protein MIDATVYKNVLGSFPSGVTVITTLDDDGSVVGLTASAFSSLSMDPPLVLFCPNYTSDSYPVLIKQKRFAIHLLSGEQQTEAYAFAKKGKDKATGIEWSLSALGNPILAGATAVIECELWREYEGGDHAIMVGKVHNLIVPEEAPRPMVYCRGKMASLPAFA from the coding sequence ATGATCGACGCAACCGTCTACAAGAACGTCCTGGGCTCCTTCCCGTCCGGCGTGACCGTCATCACCACCCTGGACGACGACGGCTCGGTCGTCGGCCTGACCGCCAGCGCCTTCTCCTCCCTGTCGATGGACCCGCCGCTGGTGCTGTTCTGCCCCAACTACACCTCCGACTCCTACCCTGTGCTGATCAAGCAGAAGCGCTTCGCCATTCACCTGCTCTCCGGTGAACAGCAGACCGAAGCCTACGCATTCGCCAAGAAAGGCAAGGACAAGGCCACCGGCATCGAGTGGAGCCTGAGCGCGCTGGGCAACCCGATCCTGGCCGGTGCCACCGCCGTCATCGAGTGCGAACTGTGGCGCGAGTATGAAGGTGGCGACCACGCCATCATGGTCGGCAAGGTACACAACCTGATCGTCCCTGAAGAAGCACCACGACCGATGGTCTACTGCCGCGGCAAGATGGCCAGCCTGCCGGCCTTTGCCTGA
- a CDS encoding purine-cytosine permease family protein has product MSQPSSQHQFVENHTVDYVPPAERHGKARDLFTLWFSTNIAPLPIVTGAMVVQVFHLNLLWGLIAIVLGHLIGGVFIALASAQGPQLGIPQMVQSRGQFGRYGALLIVFFTALIYVGFFISNIVLAGKTIHGIAPGVPMPGAIVIGALSATAIGVIGYRFIHILNRIGTWVMGSALLAGFIMMFVQELPADFFSRGAFNLSGFIATVSLGVIWQISFSPYTSDYSRYLPRELGIAKPFWATYFGATLGTILCFSFGTIAVLCVPEGTDAMDAVKQATGWLGPILMVLFLLNIISHNALNLYGAVLSIVTAIQTFIAQWTPSIKVRVILASVILVGCAMVALNASAGFIGQFIGLILALLLVLVPWASINLIDFYLIKKGQYDIASIFRADGGIYGRFNHHAIIAYACGILVQLPFANTSLYVGPYSNIVEGADLSWLFGLIVTVPLYYCLATRGQAAEKAGRVVSVND; this is encoded by the coding sequence ATGTCCCAACCGTCGTCGCAACACCAGTTTGTCGAGAATCACACGGTCGATTACGTTCCACCTGCCGAGCGCCACGGGAAGGCGCGCGACCTGTTCACCCTCTGGTTCAGTACCAACATCGCGCCACTGCCTATCGTCACCGGCGCCATGGTGGTCCAGGTGTTCCACCTGAACCTGCTGTGGGGGCTGATCGCAATCGTGCTGGGTCATCTCATCGGGGGCGTGTTCATCGCCCTGGCCTCCGCGCAGGGACCGCAGCTGGGCATTCCGCAGATGGTCCAGAGCCGGGGCCAGTTCGGCCGCTATGGCGCCTTGCTGATCGTGTTCTTCACCGCGCTCATTTATGTCGGCTTCTTCATTTCCAACATCGTCCTGGCGGGCAAGACCATCCACGGCATCGCCCCGGGCGTGCCGATGCCAGGCGCTATCGTGATCGGTGCCCTGAGTGCGACGGCCATTGGCGTGATCGGCTACCGCTTCATTCATATTCTCAACCGCATTGGCACCTGGGTGATGGGGTCGGCGCTGCTGGCCGGTTTCATCATGATGTTCGTCCAGGAACTGCCTGCCGACTTCTTCAGCCGCGGTGCGTTCAACCTGTCCGGTTTCATCGCCACCGTGTCGCTGGGCGTCATCTGGCAGATCAGCTTCTCGCCGTACACCTCCGACTACTCGCGCTACCTGCCGCGTGAACTGGGCATCGCCAAGCCGTTCTGGGCCACCTATTTCGGCGCTACGCTGGGCACTATCCTGTGCTTCAGCTTTGGTACGATCGCGGTGCTGTGCGTGCCGGAAGGCACCGACGCGATGGATGCGGTCAAGCAGGCCACCGGCTGGCTGGGCCCGATCCTGATGGTGCTGTTCCTGCTCAACATCATCAGCCATAACGCGCTCAACCTGTATGGTGCGGTGCTGTCGATCGTGACGGCGATCCAGACCTTCATCGCCCAGTGGACACCGAGCATCAAGGTGCGGGTGATCCTGGCGTCGGTGATCCTGGTGGGTTGCGCGATGGTGGCGTTGAACGCCTCGGCGGGCTTCATCGGCCAGTTCATCGGCCTGATCCTGGCGCTGCTGCTGGTGCTGGTGCCGTGGGCGTCGATCAACCTGATCGACTTCTACCTGATCAAGAAGGGCCAGTACGACATCGCTTCGATCTTCCGCGCCGACGGCGGCATCTATGGCCGCTTCAACCACCACGCGATCATTGCCTATGCCTGTGGGATCCTGGTGCAGCTGCCGTTTGCCAACACGTCGCTGTATGTGGGGCCGTACTCGAACATTGTCGAGGGGGCTGACCTGTCGTGGTTGTTCGGTTTGATCGTGACCGTGCCGCTGTATTACTGCCTGGCGACGCGCGGCCAGGCTGCCGAGAAGGCAGGGCGGGTGGTTAGCGTCAACGACTGA
- a CDS encoding LLM class flavin-dependent oxidoreductase, with protein sequence MKFSLFVHMERWDEQVSHRQLFEDLTELTLMAEHGGFSTVWIGEHHAMEYTISPSPMPLLAYLAARTEKIRLGAGTIIAPFWNPIRVAGECALLDVISNGRMEVGLARGAYQFEFDRMAGGMPATDGGKALREMVPVVRKLWQGDYAHDGEVYKFPTSTSVPKPFNATPPMWIAARDPDSHNFAVANGCNVMVTPLMKGDEEVLDLKNKFQAALDNNPDVPRPQLMVLRHTHVHSPSEPEGWKIGAQAISRFYRTFDAWFGNKTTPVNGFLEPSPESKFAEVPAFQLENIRKNTMIGTPEEIIARIKYYQELGVDEFSFWCDNSLPHAEKKKSLELFIKEVVPAFA encoded by the coding sequence ATGAAATTTTCGTTGTTCGTGCACATGGAACGTTGGGATGAACAGGTCAGCCACCGCCAGCTGTTCGAAGACCTGACCGAACTGACCCTGATGGCCGAGCACGGCGGTTTCAGCACCGTGTGGATCGGCGAACACCACGCCATGGAATACACCATCTCGCCAAGCCCGATGCCGCTGCTGGCCTACCTGGCCGCGCGCACCGAGAAGATCCGCCTGGGTGCCGGCACCATCATCGCGCCATTCTGGAACCCGATCCGCGTCGCCGGCGAATGCGCCCTGCTCGACGTGATCAGCAATGGCCGCATGGAAGTGGGCCTGGCCCGTGGCGCCTACCAGTTCGAGTTCGACCGCATGGCCGGTGGCATGCCGGCTACCGACGGCGGCAAGGCCCTGCGTGAAATGGTCCCGGTGGTGCGCAAGCTGTGGCAAGGCGACTACGCCCATGACGGCGAAGTCTACAAGTTCCCGACCTCCACCAGCGTGCCGAAGCCGTTCAACGCCACCCCGCCGATGTGGATCGCCGCCCGCGACCCGGATTCGCACAACTTCGCCGTGGCCAACGGCTGCAACGTCATGGTCACCCCGCTGATGAAGGGCGACGAGGAAGTGCTGGACCTGAAGAACAAGTTCCAGGCCGCCCTCGACAACAACCCGGACGTGCCGCGCCCGCAACTGATGGTGCTGCGCCACACCCACGTGCACAGCCCGTCGGAGCCTGAAGGCTGGAAGATCGGTGCCCAGGCCATCTCGCGCTTCTACCGCACCTTCGATGCCTGGTTCGGCAACAAGACCACCCCGGTCAACGGCTTCCTCGAGCCGAGCCCGGAGTCGAAGTTCGCCGAAGTGCCAGCGTTCCAGCTGGAGAACATCCGCAAGAACACCATGATCGGCACGCCGGAAGAGATCATCGCCCGCATCAAGTACTACCAGGAGCTCGGTGTCGACGAGTTCAGCTTCTGGTGCGACAACAGCCTGCCCCATGCCGAGAAGAAGAAGTCGCTCGAGCTGTTCATCAAGGAAGTGGTGCCAGCGTTCGCCTGA
- a CDS encoding aromatic alcohol reductase: MTEVTQFPPQSILVLGAGELGLPVLRNLARVAKRAPGSTISVLLRDSTINTQVPEKKVEIDELRGLGIQMVAADLVNDSIDQLAEVFARFDTVIGCAGMVAGRETPMKLATAALKSGVKRYFPWQFGVDFEVIGRGSPQDLFDAQLDVRELLRAQDKTEWVIISTGMFTSFLFEPVFEVVDFENDTVNALGSLETSVTLTTPDDIGALTAEIVFFEPRFRNQIVYLSGDTVTYGEVASLLERVLGRPFKRNVWTVPYLLQELEKDPTHHIKKYRAVFAQGRGVAWPKAGTFNAQQSIQVTTAEEWARANLATSSAQVQ; this comes from the coding sequence ATGACCGAAGTGACCCAGTTTCCCCCCCAATCTATTCTCGTTCTAGGCGCCGGTGAGCTTGGGCTACCGGTTTTGCGCAATCTTGCGCGAGTAGCAAAGCGCGCGCCCGGTTCCACAATCAGCGTCCTGCTCAGGGATTCGACCATCAACACTCAAGTGCCCGAGAAAAAGGTCGAAATCGATGAGCTTCGGGGCCTCGGCATCCAGATGGTGGCCGCAGACCTTGTGAATGACTCAATCGATCAGCTGGCTGAAGTATTCGCACGTTTCGATACCGTAATAGGCTGTGCAGGCATGGTTGCAGGCCGGGAAACACCAATGAAGCTGGCTACCGCTGCTCTGAAGTCCGGTGTGAAGCGCTACTTCCCGTGGCAGTTTGGTGTCGACTTCGAGGTAATCGGTCGGGGCAGTCCTCAGGATCTGTTCGATGCTCAGCTTGATGTACGCGAATTGCTTCGTGCCCAGGATAAAACTGAATGGGTAATCATCTCGACGGGTATGTTCACCAGCTTTCTGTTCGAGCCAGTATTCGAGGTGGTTGACTTCGAAAACGATACCGTGAACGCGCTTGGCAGTCTTGAGACCAGCGTGACGCTTACGACTCCAGACGACATTGGTGCGTTGACAGCGGAAATCGTTTTCTTCGAACCTCGCTTCCGCAATCAGATTGTGTACCTCTCGGGAGACACTGTGACGTACGGAGAGGTTGCGAGCCTCCTCGAACGTGTACTGGGCCGCCCGTTCAAACGTAACGTGTGGACTGTTCCGTACTTGCTCCAAGAATTGGAGAAAGACCCAACGCATCACATCAAGAAGTACCGCGCTGTGTTCGCTCAGGGCAGAGGTGTGGCCTGGCCTAAAGCAGGCACGTTCAACGCGCAGCAATCGATTCAGGTCACGACCGCTGAGGAGTGGGCCCGGGCAAATCTGGCAACCTCTTCAGCGCAAGTGCAGTAG
- a CDS encoding winged helix-turn-helix transcriptional regulator — translation MTDQEVLSQAETICRTLREDDDGVRREVLAHAGNRWSLGILHALGVYGTMRHAEIKRQMTGVTQRMLTKTLRSMERDGLVDRREFGEIPPRVEYELTPLGMGLLIRMSPIWTWVVENVEDFRKARRIFDSQGDKKPAWQIPTSTPLGSEASD, via the coding sequence ATGACCGATCAGGAGGTTCTCAGCCAGGCAGAGACAATCTGCCGAACGCTTAGAGAAGACGATGATGGCGTCAGGCGGGAAGTGCTTGCTCACGCAGGCAACCGCTGGTCGTTGGGTATCCTGCATGCCCTGGGGGTGTACGGCACGATGCGTCATGCCGAAATAAAGAGGCAGATGACTGGGGTGACTCAGCGGATGTTGACCAAGACACTACGCTCCATGGAGAGGGATGGCCTAGTGGATCGGCGGGAGTTCGGTGAAATCCCCCCACGTGTCGAGTATGAGCTGACGCCGCTTGGTATGGGACTGTTGATCCGCATGTCCCCTATCTGGACTTGGGTTGTCGAGAACGTTGAGGATTTCCGCAAGGCGCGGCGTATTTTCGACAGCCAGGGTGACAAAAAACCCGCATGGCAAATACCTACATCGACACCATTAGGCTCAGAAGCGTCTGACTAA
- a CDS encoding DDE-type integrase/transposase/recombinase, giving the protein MNTFEMKVGERYQYRGCRYEITQIRGEHVQLRATEGSKTILRNTLPLLYGAWKSGRLVKVQEAPIQHEPTAVLAGLPKRIAEAYNRRQHYTKPVNDRFPGRLPSVLTQALIRKLAQQINDISAPSLNTVRGWVRKLRLGGERYISLLPKTRTRLKQRIDNQPQEVQQIIEAEIKLHYLNAEPARKTEVIDTIIETLDEVNETRPDCDKLKVPSSSTLNRILREVDSYEKDLAQKGVKYARRQHHWSVKHTRATHVLQLMEADTQMLHVIIVDQFGEVIGRPYLTAFMDVCTRMICAWSVSFNPPSLDTTLRALRLSLSSDNPYGGLGQRYVFDGGPEYIAENLQRIILMLGGEICYCEPGSPNQKPHIEAFFGTLSKELIHLMPGTTFAAPADRGDYDSEERAMLQLDELNGFIGRWISEVYSERRHSAIGISPRQAWEKYSNALFQPKRYSSDELNKHFWQAFRATPNQGRLRFDSLFWTGPAVGYLAKQYSTEKKLLVYYDRSNLGKAWVCHPDHREELFELEAVDADYQDGLTLHLHKLIQKRLREDRQTFNSRVARRARVKILREISDIKNKKNRLKRHRIEECKQGMQLKPKKSKLIQRTEPVVDYPYHQDTPDDYSAPGI; this is encoded by the coding sequence ATGAACACGTTCGAAATGAAGGTCGGGGAGCGCTACCAGTACCGCGGTTGCCGCTACGAAATTACACAGATTCGCGGTGAACACGTTCAATTGCGAGCGACCGAAGGTTCAAAAACAATACTTCGGAACACCTTGCCCCTGCTTTATGGAGCATGGAAAAGCGGTCGACTGGTCAAAGTTCAAGAAGCACCTATCCAACATGAACCTACAGCCGTTCTCGCTGGATTACCCAAGCGCATTGCAGAAGCATATAACCGTCGTCAGCATTATACGAAGCCGGTCAATGATCGCTTTCCAGGTAGACTGCCTAGTGTCCTGACCCAAGCATTGATTCGCAAACTTGCCCAACAAATCAATGATATCAGCGCACCCAGCCTGAATACCGTACGAGGATGGGTTCGCAAATTGCGCCTCGGCGGAGAACGTTATATTAGCTTGTTGCCGAAGACCCGAACCAGACTCAAGCAACGAATAGACAATCAGCCTCAAGAGGTACAACAAATCATTGAAGCGGAAATTAAGCTTCACTACTTAAACGCGGAGCCCGCCCGAAAAACCGAAGTGATCGACACGATTATCGAGACACTCGACGAAGTTAATGAGACGCGCCCTGACTGCGACAAGTTAAAAGTCCCGTCCAGCTCAACCTTGAATCGAATCTTGCGGGAAGTCGATAGTTATGAAAAAGATCTCGCACAGAAGGGGGTCAAGTATGCCCGTCGGCAGCACCATTGGTCCGTGAAGCACACTAGGGCAACGCATGTCTTGCAGCTGATGGAAGCAGACACCCAAATGCTGCACGTGATAATAGTCGATCAGTTTGGCGAGGTAATTGGCCGGCCATACTTGACCGCCTTCATGGACGTTTGCACCCGCATGATCTGCGCATGGTCTGTATCATTCAATCCTCCCTCTTTAGACACCACACTACGAGCGCTTCGATTGTCCTTGTCTAGCGACAACCCATATGGCGGTTTAGGCCAACGTTACGTTTTTGACGGTGGACCCGAGTACATAGCTGAAAACTTACAACGAATTATCCTGATGCTGGGTGGAGAAATCTGCTACTGCGAGCCAGGCTCACCCAACCAAAAGCCCCACATAGAAGCTTTTTTCGGAACTCTTTCCAAAGAACTTATTCACCTGATGCCAGGGACGACTTTTGCCGCGCCTGCTGATCGCGGCGACTATGACTCCGAGGAGCGCGCAATGTTGCAACTTGACGAGTTAAATGGATTCATCGGCCGGTGGATTTCAGAAGTTTACTCTGAACGGAGGCACAGCGCCATCGGAATTTCACCCCGGCAAGCCTGGGAGAAATACAGCAACGCGCTTTTTCAACCAAAACGATATTCATCGGATGAGCTAAATAAACACTTTTGGCAAGCATTCAGAGCGACGCCAAACCAAGGAAGGTTACGCTTTGATTCGCTGTTTTGGACAGGCCCAGCGGTCGGCTACCTTGCTAAACAGTATTCCACAGAGAAGAAACTACTGGTTTATTACGACCGTAGTAATTTAGGAAAAGCTTGGGTCTGCCACCCTGATCACCGCGAGGAGTTATTCGAATTAGAAGCGGTAGACGCTGACTATCAAGACGGCCTTACTTTGCATCTGCATAAGCTCATACAAAAACGCCTGCGCGAAGACCGGCAGACGTTTAACTCTCGCGTAGCACGCAGAGCCAGGGTCAAAATCCTGCGTGAGATCTCCGACATTAAGAACAAGAAAAACCGGCTAAAACGTCATCGTATTGAAGAATGCAAACAGGGAATGCAACTGAAGCCGAAGAAAAGCAAGTTGATACAACGCACGGAACCTGTAGTGGATTACCCCTATCATCAAGATACACCAGATGATTACTCGGCACCTGGAATTTAA
- a CDS encoding NAD(P)/FAD-dependent oxidoreductase, with protein MKSNILIIGAGFAGVWSALSAARLLDQAQRDDLSISVLAPQPELRIRPRFYEADAHSLKAPVGELFEAVGVRFIAGNAQAIDAERRSVRYTDATGEHRQIGYDRLILAAGSQVARPAVPGLAEHAFDVDQMESAVKLEQHLVGLAAQPASPARNTVVVCGGGFTGIETATEIPVRLGAILGSEAAIRVLVIDRGPQVGAALGAGITPSIVAACKQAGVEWLTGTSVVAVDAGGVTLSNGEYIASKTVIWTAGVKASPLTAQVAGERDNFGRLKVDDHLKVIGQDHIYATGDTAWAAVDEVGNHALMTCQHAIPMGRHSGNNAMADLLGVAPLVYRQPKYVTCLDLGEWGAAYSEGWERELKLQGDEGKALKRQINSVWIYPPAADRTVALAAADPMIPIA; from the coding sequence ATGAAATCGAACATCCTGATCATCGGTGCCGGCTTTGCCGGAGTGTGGAGCGCCCTGAGCGCCGCCCGTTTGCTCGACCAGGCCCAGCGCGATGACCTGAGCATCAGCGTGCTCGCCCCGCAACCGGAGCTGCGCATTCGCCCGCGCTTCTACGAAGCCGACGCGCACAGCTTGAAAGCACCGGTAGGTGAACTGTTCGAAGCGGTCGGGGTGCGCTTCATTGCCGGTAATGCCCAAGCCATCGATGCCGAGCGGCGCAGCGTCCGCTACACCGACGCCACCGGTGAACACCGGCAGATCGGCTACGACCGGCTGATCCTCGCCGCCGGCAGCCAGGTGGCGCGCCCGGCAGTGCCGGGGCTGGCTGAACATGCCTTCGATGTCGACCAGATGGAATCGGCCGTGAAGCTCGAGCAGCACCTGGTCGGCCTGGCTGCCCAGCCAGCCTCGCCGGCACGCAACACCGTGGTGGTCTGTGGTGGTGGCTTCACCGGTATCGAAACCGCCACTGAAATCCCGGTCCGCCTGGGTGCCATCCTCGGCAGCGAGGCTGCGATACGGGTGTTGGTCATCGATCGTGGCCCTCAGGTCGGCGCGGCCCTGGGTGCGGGCATCACCCCATCGATCGTTGCCGCCTGCAAGCAGGCCGGTGTCGAGTGGCTGACCGGCACCTCGGTGGTGGCAGTGGATGCCGGTGGCGTGACCCTGAGCAACGGCGAATACATCGCCAGCAAGACCGTGATCTGGACCGCCGGGGTCAAGGCCAGCCCGCTGACTGCCCAGGTAGCTGGCGAGCGCGACAACTTCGGCCGACTCAAGGTCGACGACCACCTCAAGGTAATCGGCCAGGACCACATCTACGCCACCGGCGACACCGCCTGGGCTGCCGTCGACGAGGTGGGCAATCACGCCCTGATGACCTGCCAGCACGCCATCCCCATGGGCCGCCACTCGGGTAACAATGCCATGGCCGACCTGCTCGGTGTGGCGCCGCTGGTATACCGCCAGCCCAAGTACGTCACCTGCCTGGACCTTGGCGAATGGGGGGCAGCTTACAGCGAAGGCTGGGAGCGCGAACTGAAGCTGCAGGGCGATGAAGGTAAAGCGCTCAAGCGCCAGATCAACTCGGTGTGGATCTACCCGCCAGCGGCCGATCGGACCGTGGCGCTGGCCGCGGCCGACCCCATGATCCCCATCGCATAA